The following coding sequences lie in one Populus nigra chromosome 15, ddPopNigr1.1, whole genome shotgun sequence genomic window:
- the LOC133673980 gene encoding translation machinery-associated protein 22-like, whose product MAEKPDPVQVLYCPTCSLPAEYCEFGSDFEKCKPWLIKNAPELYPDLLKEADEKEAGRVSEQLHSVGISSIGADGSASSVHSGETSSSKQEEVKRLPGGKIKKKVRQEVVIEKVVRNKRKSITIIKGLDLFGIKLSDASKKLGKKFATGASVVKGPTEKEQIDVQGDIAYDIVEFITETWPDVPETAIYFIEDGKKVPAA is encoded by the exons ATGGCAGAGAAACCTGATCCAGTGCAAGTGTTATACTGCCCAACATGCTCTCTCCCTGCAGAGTATTGTGAATTCGGGTCTGATTTCGAGAAATGCAAGCCTTGGCTCATCAAAAACGCCCCTGAACTCTACCCTGATCTCCTTAAAG AGGCTGACGAAAAGGAGGCTGGGAGGGTTTCGGAGCAACTGCACTCAGTTGGAATTTCCTCAATTGGTGCTGATGGGTCAGCTTCTTCTGTTCACTCTG GAGAGACATCATCATCTAAGCAAGAAGAAGTGAAAAGGCTTCCAGGTGgcaaaatcaagaagaaa GTAAGACAAGAAGTTGTAATTGAGAAGGTTGTTCGCAACAAGCGCAAAAGTATCACCATTATTAAAGGATTGGACCTATTTG GTATTAAATTGAGTGATGCTTCCAAAAAGCTTGGGAAGAAGTTTGCTACTGGAGCATCTGTTGTTAAG GGTCCAACAGAGAAGGAACAGATTGATGTTCAAGGAGACATAGCTTATGATATCGTGGAATTTATCACAGAGACGTGGCCTGAT GTTCCTGAAACCGCCATTTACTTCATTGAAGATGGGAAAAAGGTTCCAGCTGCTTGA